A window of Bradyrhizobium sp. AZCC 1610 contains these coding sequences:
- a CDS encoding N-acyl homoserine lactonase family protein, producing the protein MGNAYEIYALRYATMSPRTPHLNFLIPDPHETTAQDLDYFVWLIRGAGRDILVDTGFNAEEAKARSRKLTLNPVDALADFGVAADTIRDVIVTHLHYDHAGNLDRFPNARFHLQDREMSYATGRCMCNGMLRHPFSVEHVTTMVRHVYGERVTFHSGDGEVAPGVTVHRVGGHSDGLQVVRVETARGPVVLASDASHYYANLHKRSPFPIVYNVGDMAQGWEIVERLAGHPDRFIPGHDPIVSEIYPRASDKVDAFALHLAPSRSFVK; encoded by the coding sequence ATGGGAAATGCCTACGAAATCTACGCGCTGCGCTATGCGACGATGTCGCCGCGCACCCCCCATTTGAATTTTCTGATCCCCGACCCGCACGAGACCACGGCGCAGGACCTGGATTATTTCGTCTGGCTGATCCGTGGGGCCGGCCGCGACATCCTGGTCGATACCGGCTTCAATGCCGAAGAGGCGAAGGCGCGCTCGCGCAAGCTCACGCTCAATCCGGTCGACGCGCTGGCGGATTTCGGCGTTGCCGCCGACACGATTCGCGACGTGATCGTCACCCATCTGCATTACGACCACGCCGGCAACCTCGATCGCTTCCCGAACGCGCGGTTTCATCTGCAGGACCGCGAGATGAGCTACGCGACCGGGCGCTGCATGTGCAATGGTATGCTGCGACATCCGTTTTCGGTCGAGCACGTCACGACGATGGTGCGCCATGTCTATGGCGAGCGTGTCACCTTTCATTCCGGCGATGGCGAGGTCGCGCCTGGCGTGACGGTGCATCGCGTCGGCGGCCATTCCGATGGGTTGCAGGTGGTGCGCGTGGAAACCGCGCGCGGGCCGGTGGTGCTGGCGTCGGACGCTTCGCATTACTACGCCAATCTGCACAAGCGCAGCCCGTTTCCGATCGTCTATAATGTCGGCGACATGGCGCAGGGCTGGGAAATCGTCGAGCGGCTGGCCGGCCATCCCGACCGGTTCATCCCCGGCCACGATCCGATCGTGAGCGAGATCTATCCGCGCGCCAGCGACAAGGTCGATGCGTTCGCGCTGCACCTGGCGCCATCGCGATCGTTCGTGAAATAG
- a CDS encoding NAD(P)-dependent oxidoreductase — MSEYRTIGFIGLGVMGEPICRNLVKKSGRRVLAFDLSPEPLARLRTEGAEIAGSVADVIKQSDLQFLCLPSAKHVRAVFEGDGILKNIRSGQVIVDLGTSSVSQTRDFARQLQAKGAAWADAPIARTRQAAQDGTLSVMVGATPALYADIEPLIRCFATDVTHCGEVGAGQVTKILNNMVLFETVNALAEAVAVAKHNGVDPKLLLDTLSKGSADSFALRNHGMKAIVPGNFPERAFSTEYALKDLSYALELASDAGIRIRGAELMAKVLQEAIDAGSGNNYFPVIAKYVGDRNGA; from the coding sequence ATGTCGGAATACAGGACCATCGGGTTCATCGGCCTCGGCGTGATGGGCGAGCCGATCTGCCGCAATCTGGTGAAGAAGAGCGGCAGGCGTGTCCTTGCCTTTGATCTGTCGCCGGAGCCGTTGGCGCGGCTGCGTACCGAGGGCGCCGAGATTGCGGGCTCCGTTGCCGACGTGATCAAGCAAAGCGATTTACAGTTCCTGTGCCTGCCCAGCGCCAAGCATGTGCGCGCGGTTTTCGAAGGCGACGGTATCCTCAAGAACATCAGGAGCGGGCAGGTCATCGTCGATCTCGGCACGTCCTCGGTCAGCCAGACCCGCGATTTTGCCAGGCAGTTGCAGGCCAAGGGTGCCGCCTGGGCCGATGCGCCGATCGCGCGCACGCGACAGGCAGCGCAGGACGGCACGCTCAGCGTGATGGTTGGCGCGACGCCTGCGCTTTACGCCGACATCGAGCCGCTGATCCGCTGCTTTGCGACCGATGTCACCCATTGCGGCGAGGTCGGCGCGGGACAGGTCACCAAGATCCTCAACAACATGGTGCTGTTCGAGACCGTCAATGCGCTGGCGGAGGCGGTCGCGGTCGCCAAACATAATGGCGTCGATCCAAAACTGCTGCTCGATACGCTTTCAAAGGGCTCGGCCGACAGTTTTGCGCTACGCAATCACGGCATGAAGGCGATCGTGCCGGGCAATTTTCCGGAACGCGCGTTCTCGACCGAATATGCGCTGAAGGATTTGTCTTACGCGCTGGAGCTGGCGTCCGACGCCGGCATCAGAATTCGCGGCGCGGAGCTGATGGCCAAGGTGTTGCAGGAAGCCATCGATGCCGGTTCGGGGAATAATTATTTTCCTGTGATCGCGAAGTATGTTGGTGATCGCAATGGAGCCTAG
- a CDS encoding RidA family protein, with protein sequence MYEQSAKALARIDESLALCGTDKSKILSAIVYITDIKRKAEMNRAWDEWVDTKNPPMRACIGVDLEPPHIVEIVVTAVK encoded by the coding sequence ATGTATGAGCAGAGCGCAAAGGCGCTCGCCCGCATCGACGAAAGCCTCGCGCTGTGTGGCACGGACAAGAGCAAGATCCTCTCGGCAATCGTCTATATCACCGACATCAAGCGCAAGGCCGAGATGAACCGCGCCTGGGACGAATGGGTCGATACCAAAAATCCGCCGATGCGCGCCTGCATCGGCGTCGATCTCGAACCGCCGCACATCGTGGAGATCGTGGTGACGGCAGTGAAGTGA
- a CDS encoding MarR family winged helix-turn-helix transcriptional regulator produces MAADSRDEGASRKDARLDLFGFVPFRLNRLAAEVSSALSVEYAARYGLDIPEWRVLATLGFRHDACSAQYIAHCTRTHKSTISRAVTSLMKRQIIERVENEDDRREFRLRLTRKGATLYEELIPRLLRKEQEILSCLSAQERRDFARLLGKIEASLELVQTSEEADAKEAY; encoded by the coding sequence GTGGCCGCCGATTCGCGCGATGAAGGCGCATCGAGGAAAGACGCCAGGCTGGATCTCTTCGGCTTCGTTCCGTTCCGCCTGAACCGGCTGGCCGCCGAGGTCAGTTCGGCACTTTCGGTGGAATATGCCGCCCGCTACGGGCTCGACATTCCGGAATGGCGCGTGCTGGCGACGCTCGGCTTCCGCCACGATGCCTGCAGCGCGCAATACATCGCCCACTGCACCCGCACCCACAAATCCACCATCAGCCGCGCCGTCACGTCGCTGATGAAGCGGCAGATCATCGAGCGCGTCGAAAATGAGGACGACCGCCGCGAATTCCGGCTGCGCCTGACGCGCAAGGGCGCAACGCTCTACGAGGAACTGATCCCGCGCCTGTTGCGCAAGGAGCAGGAAATCCTCTCATGCCTCTCCGCGCAGGAGCGGCGCGATTTCGCGCGGCTGCTCGGCAAGATCGAGGCGAGCCTCGAACTGGTGCAGACCAGCGAAGAGGCCGATGCGAAGGAAGCTTACTGA
- a CDS encoding FAD-dependent oxidoreductase: MAQTKTQFGYRRHPDQDRAGANLAEHAIVVVGAGPVGLSLAIDLAQRGQSVVLLDDADRIGEGSRAICFSKRSLEFWDRLGIGQRMVDKGVVWSVGKIFHGEQQLYQFNLLPEPGHKRPAFINLQQFYAEAYLVDRVGELPAIDLRWRNKVTGLEPRNDYVLLTIQTPDGPYRLNAQYVIACDGARSSLRQMVGAEFAGQVFEDQFLIADVKMTAAFPTERWFWFDPPFHAGRSALLHKQPDDIWRIDLQLNRFADPAIEKLPENVRPRIARMLGHDKFDFEWISLYKFQCRRMNKFIHGRVIFAGDAAHQVSPFGARGANSGLEDAENIAWKLDRVLRGTSPEALLESYHIERSAAADENIRESTRSTDFMAPNSHQEARLRKAVLSLAKETEFGKRMVNAGRLSTPSVYATPLSTADGDAWRGGPRPGASMLDAPVAGPGGEPTFLTDTFISAGTRFTLLEFSNGATAETPEGLGAIRIGGKSGLIDSTGLAAARYDAEPGTAYLLRPDGYVAARFRHPTREGLDGALARATGHN, translated from the coding sequence ATGGCGCAGACTAAAACCCAGTTCGGCTATCGCCGCCATCCCGATCAGGATCGGGCAGGCGCGAACCTGGCCGAACACGCGATCGTCGTGGTCGGTGCAGGCCCGGTGGGGTTGTCGCTGGCGATCGATCTGGCACAGCGCGGCCAATCGGTGGTGCTGCTCGACGACGCCGACCGGATCGGCGAGGGCTCGCGGGCGATCTGCTTCTCCAAACGCTCGCTCGAATTCTGGGACCGGCTCGGCATCGGCCAGCGCATGGTCGACAAGGGCGTGGTGTGGAGCGTCGGCAAGATTTTTCACGGCGAGCAGCAACTCTACCAGTTCAATCTGCTGCCGGAGCCGGGGCACAAGCGGCCGGCTTTCATCAACCTGCAGCAATTCTATGCCGAGGCCTATCTGGTCGACCGCGTCGGCGAGCTTCCCGCAATCGACCTGCGCTGGCGCAACAAGGTGACGGGGCTCGAGCCGCGCAACGATTATGTGCTGCTGACGATCCAGACGCCGGATGGTCCGTATCGGCTGAATGCGCAGTATGTCATCGCCTGCGACGGCGCCCGATCCTCGCTGCGGCAAATGGTGGGTGCGGAATTCGCAGGGCAGGTGTTCGAGGATCAGTTCCTGATCGCCGACGTCAAGATGACGGCGGCGTTTCCGACCGAGCGCTGGTTCTGGTTCGATCCGCCATTCCATGCCGGACGCTCCGCGCTGTTGCACAAGCAGCCCGACGACATCTGGCGGATCGACCTGCAGCTCAATCGCTTTGCCGATCCGGCGATCGAAAAGCTGCCGGAGAACGTGCGGCCCCGGATCGCGCGCATGCTCGGCCATGACAAGTTCGATTTCGAGTGGATCTCGCTGTACAAGTTCCAGTGCCGCCGGATGAACAAGTTCATCCATGGCCGGGTGATCTTTGCCGGCGACGCCGCGCATCAGGTCTCGCCGTTCGGCGCCCGCGGCGCCAATTCCGGGCTCGAGGACGCCGAGAATATCGCGTGGAAGCTCGATCGCGTGCTGCGGGGAACGTCGCCCGAGGCGCTGCTGGAGAGCTACCACATCGAGCGAAGCGCCGCGGCCGACGAGAACATCCGCGAATCCACCCGCTCGACCGACTTCATGGCGCCCAACTCCCACCAGGAGGCGCGGCTGCGCAAGGCGGTGCTGTCGCTCGCGAAGGAAACCGAATTCGGCAAGCGCATGGTGAATGCGGGGCGTCTCTCGACGCCGTCGGTCTATGCGACGCCGCTCTCGACCGCCGATGGCGACGCGTGGCGCGGCGGCCCGCGTCCCGGCGCGTCGATGCTGGATGCGCCGGTTGCAGGTCCAGGCGGCGAGCCGACGTTCCTGACAGATACCTTCATCTCGGCCGGAACGCGGTTCACACTGCTGGAGTTTAGCAATGGCGCGACGGCGGAAACGCCCGAAGGGCTGGGCGCAATCCGGATAGGCGGGAAAAGCGGCCTGATCGATTCCACGGGTCTTGCCGCCGCACGCTACGACGCCGAGCCGGGCACCGCCTATCTGCTTCGCCCCGACGGTTATGTTGCGGCGCGGTTCCGGCATCCGACCCGCGAGGGGCTCGACGGCGCGCTGGCGCGTGCCACAGGCCACAACTGA
- a CDS encoding DUF2783 domain-containing protein, translating into MALSTASNFAKPDDAFRAIVEAHRGLSDEQSADLDAALVLVLANHIGDIAVLHEAIALAKRRMLDASQQQQQQQ; encoded by the coding sequence ATGGCGCTATCGACCGCTTCGAATTTTGCCAAGCCCGACGACGCGTTCCGCGCCATCGTCGAGGCGCATCGCGGGTTAAGCGATGAGCAAAGCGCCGATCTCGACGCGGCGCTGGTTCTCGTGCTCGCCAACCATATTGGCGATATCGCCGTTTTGCACGAGGCCATCGCGCTCGCCAAGCGGCGGATGCTCGATGCGAGCCAGCAACAACAACAGCAGCAATAA
- a CDS encoding MBL fold metallo-hydrolase yields the protein MAKGFASTTDLAEKKITFSEIGTDLYAFTAEGDPNSAIIVGDDGCLVFDAQSTPAMANKVIERVRTVTDKPIKYVVLSHYHAVRVLGASAYKAQGIVASAETHRLIEERGQQDWDSEYGRFPRLFQDAQSIPGLTWPTLTFEGEMSIYLGKREVRLMQLGAGHTSGDIVAWVPDAEVMFSGDLIEYHSACYCGDAHLREWPMTLNEIRAFNPKAIAPGRGDALKGLSTGRDAIAMTRDFVTSLYGAAESSVAKGRTLKETMAATREVMDPKFSSFAIYEHCLPFNVSRAFDEASGIDDPVIWTDKRDQEMWAALQGGG from the coding sequence ATGGCCAAGGGTTTCGCGTCCACGACCGATCTGGCGGAGAAGAAAATCACCTTCTCCGAAATCGGCACCGATCTCTACGCTTTCACCGCCGAGGGCGATCCGAACTCCGCGATCATCGTCGGTGACGACGGCTGCCTGGTGTTCGACGCGCAGTCGACACCGGCGATGGCGAATAAAGTGATCGAACGCGTGCGCACGGTCACCGACAAGCCGATCAAGTACGTCGTGCTGTCGCATTACCACGCCGTGCGCGTGCTGGGCGCTTCCGCCTACAAGGCGCAGGGCATCGTGGCGTCGGCCGAAACCCACCGGCTGATCGAGGAACGCGGCCAGCAGGATTGGGATTCCGAATATGGCCGTTTCCCGCGCCTGTTCCAGGATGCGCAGAGCATTCCTGGCCTGACCTGGCCGACGCTGACCTTCGAGGGCGAAATGTCGATCTACCTGGGAAAACGCGAGGTGCGGCTGATGCAGCTCGGCGCCGGGCATACGTCGGGCGACATCGTGGCCTGGGTGCCGGATGCCGAGGTGATGTTCTCCGGCGACCTGATCGAGTATCACTCGGCCTGCTATTGCGGCGACGCGCACTTACGCGAATGGCCGATGACGCTGAACGAAATTCGCGCCTTCAATCCGAAGGCGATCGCGCCGGGGCGCGGCGATGCGCTGAAGGGTCTTTCGACCGGGCGCGACGCGATTGCGATGACGCGCGACTTCGTCACCTCGCTTTATGGTGCGGCAGAAAGCTCGGTCGCCAAGGGTCGTACGCTGAAGGAAACCATGGCTGCGACGCGCGAGGTGATGGATCCGAAATTCTCCAGCTTCGCCATCTACGAGCACTGCCTGCCGTTCAACGTCTCGCGCGCGTTCGACGAGGCATCCGGGATCGACGATCCCGTGATCTGGACCGACAAGCGCGACCAGGAAATGTGGGCCGCCCTGCAAGGAGGAGGATGA
- the hmgA gene encoding homogentisate 1,2-dioxygenase, with protein MNINTSPDQIVRSTAQLTPGYMSGFGNSFETEALPGALPMGRNSPQRCAYGLYAEQLSGSPFTAPRGSNERSWLYRIRPSVKHSGRFAKADAGLWRTAPCHEYELPIAQLRWDPAPIPKEDMTFLQGVQTMTTAGDANTQAGMAAHVYLITKSMVDQHFYNADGEMMFVAQQGNLRLVTEFGRIDIEPGEIAVIPRGVKFRAEIPGDPARGYLCENYGGAFTLPERGPIGANCLANSRDFLTPVASYEDKDTPTELFVKWGGSLFKTTLPHSPIDVVAWHGNYAPYKYDLRTFSPVGAIGFDHPDPSIFTVLTSPSETAGTANIDFVIFPERWAVAENTFRPPWYHMNIMSEFMGLIYGVYDAKPQGFVPGGISLHNMMLPHGPDREAFDHASNSELKPVKLTGTMAFMFETRFPQRVTQHAATTAALQDDYADCWKGLEKRFDPNKP; from the coding sequence ATGAATATCAACACCTCGCCCGATCAGATCGTTCGCAGCACCGCGCAATTGACACCGGGCTACATGTCCGGCTTCGGCAACAGTTTTGAGACCGAGGCGTTGCCCGGCGCGCTGCCGATGGGGCGCAATTCGCCGCAGCGCTGCGCCTACGGGCTCTATGCCGAACAGCTTTCCGGCTCGCCCTTCACCGCGCCGCGCGGCAGCAACGAGCGATCCTGGCTCTATCGCATCCGTCCGTCGGTGAAGCATTCCGGCCGGTTTGCCAAGGCCGATGCCGGGCTGTGGCGCACCGCGCCGTGCCACGAATATGAACTGCCGATCGCGCAACTGCGCTGGGATCCGGCGCCGATCCCGAAGGAGGACATGACGTTCCTGCAGGGCGTGCAGACCATGACCACGGCGGGCGACGCTAATACCCAGGCCGGCATGGCCGCGCACGTCTATCTCATCACCAAGTCAATGGTCGATCAGCATTTCTATAATGCCGACGGCGAGATGATGTTCGTGGCCCAGCAGGGCAATCTGCGCCTCGTCACCGAGTTCGGCCGTATCGATATCGAGCCGGGCGAGATCGCCGTGATCCCGCGCGGCGTGAAATTCCGCGCCGAGATCCCGGGCGACCCTGCGCGCGGCTACCTCTGCGAAAATTACGGCGGCGCCTTCACGCTGCCGGAGCGCGGGCCGATCGGCGCCAACTGCCTGGCCAATTCGCGCGACTTCCTTACCCCCGTAGCCAGCTATGAGGACAAGGACACGCCGACCGAATTGTTCGTGAAATGGGGCGGCTCGCTGTTCAAGACCACGCTGCCGCATTCGCCGATCGACGTGGTGGCGTGGCACGGCAATTACGCGCCGTACAAATACGATCTGCGCACCTTCTCGCCGGTCGGCGCCATCGGCTTCGACCATCCCGATCCCTCGATCTTCACGGTGCTGACTTCGCCGTCGGAGACCGCGGGTACCGCGAACATCGACTTCGTCATTTTCCCGGAGCGCTGGGCGGTCGCTGAAAACACCTTCCGTCCGCCCTGGTATCACATGAACATCATGTCGGAGTTCATGGGACTGATCTACGGCGTCTACGACGCCAAGCCGCAGGGGTTTGTCCCAGGCGGCATCTCGCTGCACAACATGATGCTGCCGCACGGTCCCGACCGCGAGGCCTTCGACCACGCCAGCAATAGCGAGTTGAAGCCGGTGAAGCTGACCGGCACCATGGCCTTCATGTTCGAAACGCGTTTCCCGCAGCGTGTGACCCAGCACGCGGCTACGACCGCGGCCTTGCAAGATGACTACGCCGATTGCTGGAAGGGCCTGGAGAAGCGGTTCGATCCGAATAAGCCGTAG
- the fahA gene encoding fumarylacetoacetase has translation MAHPNDPSLRSFIDVAPDSHFPIQNLPYGVFSAKDGLAPRVGVAIGDYVLDLWQLAQDCRFDVVEPAVFAASQLNPFMALGPTVWSSTRVRISELLRHDHPELRDNEKLRKRALVPMADVKLHLPFAVSGYTDFYSSKEHATNVGVMFRGKDNALQPNWLHMPIGYNGRASTVVVSGTKVRRPRGQLKPPTAEVPSFGPCKRLDFELEMGVVVGQPSVMGEMLTEKQAEEMIFGFVILNDWSARDIQQWEYVPLGPFQAKVFATSISPWVVTREALEPFRLHGPAQDPKPLSYLQQVQPNNYDMALEVGLRAAPMNAPVNISRTNFKYMYWSSVQQLVHHASSGCAMNVGDLLGSGTISGPEKDQRGSLLEISWNGTEPVELAPGVKRAFLEDGDSLVMRGWCQGDGYRVGFGEVEGTILAAG, from the coding sequence GTGGCCCACCCCAACGATCCCTCTCTCCGCTCCTTCATCGACGTCGCGCCTGATTCCCATTTCCCGATCCAGAATCTCCCCTACGGCGTGTTCTCCGCCAAGGACGGGCTTGCCCCGCGCGTCGGCGTTGCGATCGGCGACTATGTGCTCGATCTCTGGCAGCTCGCGCAGGACTGCCGGTTCGATGTCGTCGAGCCGGCGGTGTTCGCCGCATCGCAGCTCAATCCGTTCATGGCGCTGGGGCCAACAGTCTGGTCGAGCACGCGGGTGCGGATCAGCGAGCTTCTGCGGCATGACCATCCCGAGTTGCGCGACAATGAAAAACTGCGCAAGCGCGCGCTGGTGCCGATGGCTGACGTCAAGCTGCATCTGCCGTTCGCGGTTTCCGGCTACACCGATTTCTATTCGTCGAAGGAGCACGCCACCAATGTCGGCGTGATGTTCCGGGGCAAGGACAATGCGCTTCAACCGAATTGGCTGCATATGCCGATCGGCTACAACGGCCGGGCTTCGACCGTCGTGGTCAGCGGCACGAAGGTTAGGCGGCCACGCGGGCAGTTGAAGCCGCCGACCGCTGAGGTGCCGAGCTTTGGTCCCTGCAAGCGGCTCGATTTCGAGCTCGAAATGGGTGTGGTAGTCGGGCAGCCATCCGTGATGGGCGAAATGCTCACCGAGAAGCAGGCCGAAGAAATGATCTTCGGCTTCGTGATCCTGAACGACTGGAGCGCGCGTGACATCCAGCAGTGGGAGTACGTGCCGCTCGGGCCGTTCCAGGCCAAGGTGTTCGCGACCTCGATCAGCCCGTGGGTGGTGACGCGCGAGGCGTTGGAGCCATTTCGCCTTCACGGCCCCGCGCAGGATCCGAAGCCGCTGTCCTATCTGCAGCAAGTGCAGCCGAACAATTACGACATGGCGCTCGAGGTCGGCCTGCGCGCGGCGCCAATGAACGCGCCCGTCAATATCAGCCGGACGAACTTCAAGTACATGTACTGGTCGTCGGTGCAGCAGCTCGTGCACCATGCGTCTTCCGGCTGCGCCATGAATGTCGGCGATCTCTTGGGGAGCGGCACCATCTCCGGTCCGGAGAAGGACCAGCGCGGCAGCCTGCTCGAAATAAGCTGGAACGGCACCGAGCCCGTGGAGCTGGCTCCCGGCGTGAAGCGCGCGTTCCTGGAAGACGGCGATTCGCTCGTCATGCGCGGCTGGTGCCAGGGCGACGGCTATCGCGTCGGCTTTGGCGAGGTCGAGGGGACGATTTTGGCGGCGGGGTGA
- a CDS encoding DUF1272 domain-containing protein — protein MALQLRPNCEYCDKDLPPSATDARICSYECTFCAACVDNKLHNVCPNCGGGFAPRPIRPATERRPGVCVAKHPPSDKRVHLKYSVEDVAAHSARLRDIPPRER, from the coding sequence ATGGCACTGCAACTCCGCCCGAACTGCGAATATTGCGACAAGGACCTGCCTCCGAGCGCAACCGACGCGCGGATCTGTTCCTACGAATGCACGTTCTGCGCGGCTTGCGTGGACAACAAGCTGCATAATGTCTGCCCGAACTGCGGTGGCGGTTTTGCGCCGCGGCCGATCCGCCCCGCCACCGAGCGACGGCCCGGCGTGTGCGTGGCGAAGCATCCGCCGTCGGACAAGCGGGTGCATTTGAAATACAGCGTCGAGGATGTCGCCGCGCATTCAGCGCGGCTTCGGGATATTCCGCCGCGGGAGCGGTGA
- a CDS encoding Lrp/AsnC family transcriptional regulator — MISVDAFDLKMLAALQDDGRLTNQQLADLVGLSASQCSRRRMRLEEEKVIAGYHADLAGEALGFNLIAFIHITLATHSPDNAKKFRALVNRVDDIQEAYSLTGDADYVLKVVLRDLKDLSGLVNDVLMPHQSVAHVRSSIVLDRLKESARLPLRS; from the coding sequence ATGATATCCGTAGACGCCTTCGACCTCAAAATGCTGGCCGCGTTGCAGGACGACGGCCGGCTGACCAACCAGCAGCTCGCCGACCTTGTCGGCCTGTCGGCCTCGCAATGCTCGCGACGGCGGATGCGGCTGGAGGAAGAGAAGGTGATCGCGGGCTACCACGCCGACCTCGCCGGCGAAGCGCTCGGCTTCAACCTGATCGCCTTCATCCACATCACCCTGGCGACGCATTCGCCCGACAACGCCAAGAAATTCCGTGCGCTGGTCAACCGCGTCGACGATATCCAGGAGGCCTATTCGCTGACCGGCGATGCCGATTATGTCTTGAAGGTGGTGCTACGCGACCTCAAAGACCTCTCCGGCCTCGTCAACGACGTGCTGATGCCGCACCAGAGCGTGGCGCATGTGCGCTCGTCGATCGTGCTGGACCGGCTCAAGGAAAGTGCGAGGCTGCCGCTGCGGTCGTAG